In the genome of Segatella copri, one region contains:
- a CDS encoding relaxase/mobilization nuclease domain-containing protein — MIAKASAIQHGQAMTNYATKNNRADIVKTNHLSEGLPPMGMWDEMVLHQSMFKQRYAKKPIELTSIRFELSPSEEEARNWTMEDWRRFLDEFIREMDGISKVNHIGKKKGKAATSVKPTNIANSQYFAALHRDSKSGIPHLHLVVNRIDMDGNLNDVKFIGERAVMAAKAINQRHGWKDAMDIRQERIAEVTKACMDVLRSMPFFDWDEYADRLRAKGYDIELIRDKNGQGRVHGYRFKFGKTTIKASELGVGRNLTASKIGNTFRKLHPQPTPVAVGQRPSPSVSNATTLDSRNTASQGGLSRTSNVAKPDLPAGLRKIIEVDGERFSIVMPRTAYDTMNSCIEVPENGSASHTDILNVAMLLFMNYLDAATSMSESCGGGGSPGSGWGRDKDDDDREWARRCAMQANTLCKPIKRGMKR, encoded by the coding sequence ATGATAGCAAAAGCGTCAGCAATTCAGCATGGTCAGGCAATGACCAATTACGCAACCAAAAACAATCGCGCGGACATCGTCAAGACCAACCATCTCAGCGAGGGTCTGCCGCCGATGGGCATGTGGGACGAGATGGTGCTGCATCAGTCCATGTTCAAGCAGAGGTATGCCAAGAAGCCCATCGAACTGACGTCCATCCGCTTTGAGCTTTCCCCATCTGAGGAGGAGGCACGTAACTGGACTATGGAGGACTGGAGAAGATTCCTTGACGAGTTCATTCGTGAGATGGATGGTATCTCCAAGGTGAACCACATCGGCAAGAAGAAAGGCAAGGCTGCAACTTCGGTCAAGCCGACCAACATAGCCAACTCACAATATTTTGCCGCCCTTCACCGTGACTCCAAGAGTGGCATTCCCCACCTGCATCTGGTGGTGAACCGCATCGACATGGACGGTAATCTCAATGATGTGAAGTTCATCGGTGAGCGTGCCGTGATGGCTGCGAAAGCCATCAATCAGCGTCATGGTTGGAAGGATGCCATGGATATTCGTCAGGAACGCATTGCAGAGGTGACCAAAGCCTGTATGGATGTGCTGCGTTCAATGCCGTTCTTTGATTGGGATGAATATGCCGACCGATTGAGGGCAAAGGGATATGACATCGAGCTTATCCGTGACAAGAATGGTCAAGGCAGGGTGCATGGCTACCGCTTCAAGTTCGGAAAAACTACCATCAAGGCTTCCGAACTGGGTGTAGGAAGGAATCTCACCGCATCGAAAATCGGGAATACCTTCCGCAAGCTGCACCCTCAGCCAACACCTGTTGCAGTTGGTCAAAGACCTTCTCCTTCTGTTTCAAACGCTACCACATTGGACAGCAGAAATACGGCATCGCAAGGTGGTCTGTCTCGTACAAGCAATGTTGCCAAACCTGACCTTCCTGCCGGATTGAGAAAGATTATTGAAGTCGATGGTGAGCGTTTCAGCATAGTCATGCCGAGAACTGCTTACGACACGATGAACAGTTGTATCGAAGTTCCCGAGAATGGATCCGCAAGCCACACTGACATTCTGAATGTAGCCATGCTGCTCTTCATGAACTACCTTGATGCTGCCACATCGATGTCTGAGTCATGTGGTGGCGGTGGCAGTCCTGGCAGTGGCTGGGGACGTGATAAGGACGATGATGACCGTGAATGGGCAAGACGTTGCGCAATGCAAGCAAACACACTCTGCAAGCCGATAAAGAGAGGCATGAAACGATAA
- a CDS encoding helix-turn-helix domain-containing protein, translated as MEENKSLSFDQLPSAVGELLTKVNTMMTRLDDIGQRIGNAPSENDHVLMDIREASAFVRKKVSSLYAYTSERRIPFYKRGNTLYFFKDQLIKWIEAGGSWDKPYESTQEEQADFEAHLAMLQKSKKNKPASMKRVKGEKNPDGEEWHDG; from the coding sequence ATGGAAGAAAACAAATCATTATCGTTCGACCAACTGCCCAGTGCAGTTGGCGAACTTCTGACAAAGGTCAATACGATGATGACTCGTCTTGATGACATTGGTCAGAGAATAGGCAATGCTCCGAGCGAGAATGACCATGTTCTTATGGACATCAGAGAGGCAAGTGCCTTCGTCCGAAAGAAAGTCTCATCGCTTTATGCTTACACATCTGAAAGGCGCATTCCTTTCTACAAGAGAGGGAACACGCTCTACTTCTTCAAAGACCAGCTGATAAAATGGATTGAGGCAGGTGGCTCATGGGACAAGCCTTACGAATCGACCCAGGAGGAACAGGCAGACTTCGAGGCTCATCTGGCAATGTTGCAGAAAAGCAAGAAGAACAAGCCTGCCTCCATGAAGAGGGTCAAGGGCGAGAAAAATCCTGATGGGGAAGAATGGCATGACGGATAA
- a CDS encoding plasmid mobilization protein translates to MTKDKNNNTEKTSRKRPPKTRHIDVRFTEEHYDLVVHNARLSGRSKSTYLHDLGIGHKPSLPMTAEQEEALKGLIGARSELVYVRNALHALPQTERLKLFKRADFMERWLQGINTLIEELSRIRDKFLDML, encoded by the coding sequence ATGACAAAAGACAAGAATAACAACACGGAGAAAACCTCAAGGAAGAGACCTCCGAAGACCAGACACATTGACGTTCGTTTCACAGAAGAACACTACGACTTGGTAGTACATAATGCCCGACTGTCAGGCAGGAGCAAGAGCACATATCTTCATGACTTAGGCATCGGACACAAGCCATCCCTACCCATGACCGCAGAGCAGGAGGAAGCCTTGAAGGGCTTAATCGGGGCAAGGTCTGAACTGGTTTATGTGCGCAATGCGCTTCATGCCCTGCCACAGACCGAGAGACTAAAACTCTTCAAGAGAGCCGACTTCATGGAACGTTGGCTTCAAGGCATCAACACCCTGATAGAGGAATTGAGCCGCATTAGAGACAAATTCTTGGATATGTTATGA